In Ochrobactrum vermis, the following proteins share a genomic window:
- a CDS encoding ABC transporter permease, with amino-acid sequence MLRFLMVRGFRAFVTILLVVTFAFVVLRMSGDPAQIIMGPDAPPEAIAAFRKNWGLDDPLWQQYLRYFGAIARGDLGISMRDGQSAIALVVERIPATLQLTIPALLIKLGLGIPAGIYAALHRNSAIDRAVMATAVIGFTLPSFVLGLLLVLVFSVSLGWLPSGGQDSWMHAILPIITMGLGGAAILARFSRSAMIEILGQPYIRTASAKGVSWRNVVWRHALPNAAIPIVTIVGFMVGSLIAGAVVVESLFSWPGVGRLLVVSVANRDLAIVQCILLLVAVTMVISNFIVDLLYGYLDPRLRQTQGKA; translated from the coding sequence ATGCTTAGATTTTTGATGGTTCGCGGGTTTCGCGCGTTTGTGACCATTCTTCTTGTGGTGACATTCGCGTTTGTTGTCTTGCGCATGTCCGGTGACCCTGCCCAGATCATCATGGGACCTGACGCTCCACCTGAAGCCATAGCCGCTTTCCGGAAGAACTGGGGGCTCGACGATCCACTCTGGCAGCAATATCTGCGTTATTTCGGAGCCATTGCACGCGGTGATCTTGGAATATCGATGCGTGACGGCCAATCGGCAATCGCACTTGTGGTTGAACGCATTCCGGCCACCCTCCAACTGACGATACCCGCACTTCTGATCAAACTTGGACTGGGCATTCCCGCCGGTATTTATGCTGCTCTGCACCGCAACAGCGCTATTGACCGGGCAGTCATGGCGACCGCCGTCATAGGCTTCACTTTGCCAAGCTTCGTTTTAGGGCTGCTTCTCGTGCTGGTCTTCTCGGTTTCGCTGGGATGGTTGCCCTCTGGCGGACAGGATAGCTGGATGCACGCCATTCTGCCCATAATCACCATGGGGCTCGGTGGCGCCGCGATACTGGCGCGTTTTTCCCGCAGCGCAATGATCGAGATTCTGGGGCAGCCTTATATTCGCACAGCTAGTGCAAAAGGTGTGTCCTGGCGGAATGTCGTTTGGCGGCACGCACTACCCAACGCGGCTATTCCAATCGTCACCATCGTGGGTTTCATGGTGGGGTCGCTGATTGCAGGTGCAGTGGTCGTTGAATCACTCTTTTCCTGGCCGGGGGTGGGCAGATTGCTCGTGGTTTCCGTCGCCAATCGCGATCTCGCTATCGTGCAATGCATATTGCTGCTCGTGGCAGTGACGATGGTAATCTCCAATTTCATCGTCGATCTTCTCTATGGTTATCTCGATCCGCGTCTGCGTCAGACGCAGGGCAAAGCGTGA
- a CDS encoding ABC transporter substrate-binding protein, whose product MINLTRRGMLGLSAGAAGSLILPRFAIAQADNRPSITIAVQKVANSNTLDVLREQSNVGERVFFSSLWEALIDRDWLGGLSAVPGLATEWTRIDDKTVELKLRQGVKFHNGDEITAEDVAFTFGKERMFGDTQPAEGKTIYVSEKNPLGRESKELPLEVPATARRSWPALLGVEVVDKYTVRFKNGTPDVTMEGRISRYGSQIMSRRGWEESPSYLDWARKPVTTGPYKVVEFKPDNMLVLEAHDEYWGGRPPLKQIRFIEVPEVASRINGLLSGEYQFACDIPPDQIEGIEKNDAFEVQGGTILNHRLTVFDKFHPQLENPLVRRAFTHAIDRQAIVDSLWAGRTVVPAGLQWDYYGDMFVQGWNVPEYNPDLAKQLLKEAGYKGDAIPYRLLNNYYTNQTPTAQVLVEMWNQVGLNVEIQMQENWQQVLEKSPGRAVRDWSNSAPFNDPVSSIVSQHGPNGQQQQVGEWTNEEANKLSVILETSTDHAKRKEAFKRMLEICEREDPAYTVLHQNATFTAKPKSLKWKAAPAFAMDFRKDNWA is encoded by the coding sequence ATGATCAATCTGACCCGACGCGGGATGCTCGGCCTTTCAGCCGGTGCCGCTGGCTCGCTCATCCTGCCGCGCTTTGCAATAGCACAGGCTGACAATCGCCCATCGATCACCATTGCCGTGCAGAAAGTGGCGAACAGCAATACGCTCGACGTTCTTCGCGAACAGTCGAATGTCGGTGAACGTGTTTTCTTCTCCAGCCTTTGGGAAGCACTGATCGACCGCGACTGGCTGGGTGGTCTTTCAGCGGTACCAGGTCTTGCGACCGAATGGACCCGCATCGACGACAAGACCGTTGAACTGAAACTCCGGCAGGGTGTGAAGTTCCACAACGGTGACGAGATTACCGCCGAAGACGTTGCCTTCACTTTTGGCAAGGAACGCATGTTCGGTGATACGCAGCCAGCCGAAGGCAAGACGATTTACGTCTCGGAGAAAAACCCGCTCGGTCGTGAAAGCAAGGAGTTGCCGCTTGAAGTGCCCGCGACTGCACGCCGCTCGTGGCCAGCCTTACTGGGTGTCGAAGTGGTCGACAAATACACGGTGCGCTTCAAAAATGGTACACCCGACGTAACCATGGAAGGCCGTATCTCGCGTTACGGCAGCCAGATCATGAGCCGTCGCGGCTGGGAAGAATCCCCCAGCTATCTCGACTGGGCGCGCAAGCCGGTTACCACCGGACCTTACAAGGTTGTCGAGTTCAAGCCGGACAATATGCTGGTGCTTGAAGCGCACGACGAATATTGGGGCGGGCGTCCGCCGCTAAAGCAGATCCGCTTCATCGAAGTGCCGGAAGTTGCGTCCCGCATCAATGGTCTGCTCTCTGGCGAATACCAGTTTGCTTGCGATATTCCACCAGACCAGATCGAAGGCATCGAAAAGAATGACGCTTTCGAAGTTCAGGGCGGCACGATCCTCAACCATCGTCTGACCGTGTTCGACAAGTTCCATCCTCAGCTGGAAAATCCATTGGTGCGTCGCGCATTCACCCATGCGATTGATCGTCAGGCCATCGTGGATTCGCTGTGGGCCGGTCGTACTGTCGTTCCGGCTGGTCTTCAGTGGGATTACTACGGCGATATGTTCGTTCAGGGCTGGAATGTTCCGGAGTATAACCCGGATCTCGCCAAACAGCTTCTGAAGGAAGCCGGTTACAAGGGTGATGCAATCCCTTACCGCCTGCTCAACAATTACTATACCAACCAGACCCCGACTGCGCAGGTCCTCGTGGAGATGTGGAACCAGGTGGGCCTGAACGTCGAAATCCAGATGCAGGAAAACTGGCAACAGGTTCTGGAAAAAAGCCCGGGCCGCGCCGTGCGTGACTGGTCCAACTCCGCGCCGTTCAATGATCCGGTTTCTTCCATCGTCAGCCAGCATGGTCCGAACGGTCAGCAGCAGCAGGTCGGCGAATGGACGAATGAGGAAGCGAACAAGCTCTCAGTCATTCTGGAGACCAGCACCGATCATGCTAAGCGCAAGGAAGCATTCAAGCGGATGCTGGAAATCTGCGAACGGGAAGACCCTGCCTACACGGTCCTGCATCAGAATGCGACTTTCACTGCCAAGCCGAAGTCTCTGAAGTGGAAGGCAGCGCCCGCTTTCGCAATGGACTTCCGCAAAGACAACTGGGCCTGA
- a CDS encoding ABC transporter permease translates to MSEPLPHQKTEKTALSKDERLQSASPLQRLLSRPELGAVSGLILITIFFVSVANPAMFTAAGIMNFMAPASQLGILAVAAALLMIGGEFDLSIGSMVAFAGLIFAAALVVWQVPLGVAILVTLLFAAFVGVVNAQIVIRTGLPSFIVTLAFLFILRGLSLVGLKWATGGATQLRGVKEAVAGSYLAGLFSGDAFQGFFAWMAENDLIDKFPNGEPSVKGVPVEVLWFIAIALIATYVLVRTRFGNWIFAAGGDALAARNSGVPVRRVKTTLFMCTAMAAALVAILTVLDAGSTDARRGFQKEFEAIIAAVIGGCLLTGGYGSAIGAFFGAIIFGMVLIGLTYTQIDQDWYLVFLGGMLLIAVLFNNFIRKRATGER, encoded by the coding sequence ATGAGTGAGCCACTTCCCCACCAAAAGACCGAAAAGACGGCGCTATCGAAGGATGAGCGATTGCAGTCGGCAAGCCCATTGCAGCGGCTCCTGAGCAGGCCCGAATTGGGAGCGGTTTCCGGCCTGATCCTTATTACGATTTTTTTCGTCTCAGTTGCCAATCCCGCGATGTTTACCGCAGCCGGCATCATGAATTTCATGGCTCCCGCTTCGCAGCTTGGAATTCTGGCCGTCGCTGCGGCGCTTCTCATGATCGGCGGTGAGTTCGATCTGTCCATTGGGTCGATGGTGGCTTTTGCAGGTCTAATCTTCGCTGCGGCTCTGGTCGTGTGGCAGGTGCCGCTCGGTGTCGCCATCCTCGTCACTTTGCTGTTTGCTGCATTCGTGGGTGTGGTGAATGCCCAGATTGTTATCCGGACGGGGCTGCCATCCTTCATCGTAACGCTCGCTTTCCTGTTCATTCTACGTGGCTTGTCACTGGTCGGGCTGAAATGGGCGACAGGTGGCGCTACACAGTTGCGCGGTGTCAAGGAAGCTGTTGCAGGCAGTTATCTTGCCGGGCTTTTTTCCGGCGATGCGTTTCAGGGATTTTTCGCCTGGATGGCTGAAAATGACCTGATTGACAAATTCCCCAATGGTGAGCCTTCGGTAAAAGGCGTGCCGGTCGAAGTTCTGTGGTTCATCGCCATCGCGCTTATTGCAACCTATGTGCTGGTGCGCACGCGCTTCGGCAACTGGATTTTCGCAGCGGGCGGCGATGCTCTGGCTGCACGCAATTCCGGTGTCCCCGTGCGTCGCGTCAAGACGACGTTGTTCATGTGCACAGCCATGGCTGCGGCATTAGTAGCTATCCTTACCGTTCTTGATGCCGGCTCAACCGATGCGCGTCGCGGTTTCCAGAAGGAATTCGAGGCGATTATCGCTGCGGTCATTGGCGGCTGTCTGCTGACCGGCGGCTATGGTTCTGCAATTGGCGCATTCTTCGGCGCGATCATCTTTGGCATGGTGCTGATTGGGCTGACCTATACCCAGATCGACCAGGATTGGTATCTGGTCTTCCTTGGCGGGATGCTTCTCATCGCGGTGCTCTTCAACAATTTCATTCGCAAGCGCGCTACGGGCGAGCGCTGA
- the pehA gene encoding phosphoric/sulfuric ester hydrolase PehA, translated as MTRKNVLLIVVDQWRADFIPHLMRAEGREPFLKTPNLDRICGEGLTFRNHVTTCVPCGPARASLLTGLYLMNHRAVQNTVPLDQRHLNLGKALRAIGYDPALIGYTTTTPDPRATSPRDPRFTVLGDIMDGFRSVGAFEPNMDGYFGWVAQNGFELPENREDIWLPEGEHSVPGATEKPSRIPKEFSDSTFFTERALTYLKGRDGKPFFLHLGYYRPHPPFVASAPYHAMYKAEDMPAPVRADNPDAEAAQHPLMKHYIDHIRRGSFFHGAEGSGATLDEGEIRQMRATYCGLITEIDDCLGRVFAYLDETDQWDDTLIIFTSDHGEQLGDHHLLGKIGYNNESFRIPLVIKDAGQNRYAGQIEDSFSESIDVMPTILEWLGGETPRACDGRSLLPFLGEGKPTDWRTELHYEFDFRDVFYDQPQNSVQLSQDDCSLCVIEDENYKYVHFAALPPLFFDLKTDPHEFKNLAEDPAYAALVRDYAQKALSWRLSHADRTLTHYRSGPQGLTTRNH; from the coding sequence ATGACCAGAAAAAATGTCCTGCTTATCGTCGTTGATCAATGGCGAGCAGATTTTATCCCCCACCTGATGCGGGCGGAGGGTCGCGAACCCTTCCTCAAAACTCCCAATCTTGATCGCATTTGCGGGGAAGGACTGACCTTCCGCAATCACGTCACGACCTGTGTGCCGTGTGGACCTGCAAGGGCAAGCCTGCTTACGGGCCTCTATCTGATGAACCATCGGGCAGTGCAGAACACGGTTCCGCTCGATCAGCGCCATTTGAACCTCGGCAAAGCCTTGCGCGCCATCGGCTATGATCCTGCACTCATCGGTTACACGACGACGACGCCTGATCCACGCGCGACCTCTCCCAGAGATCCGCGTTTTACGGTCCTTGGTGATATCATGGACGGGTTTCGCTCGGTTGGCGCATTTGAACCCAATATGGATGGGTATTTTGGCTGGGTGGCACAGAACGGCTTTGAACTGCCAGAGAACCGCGAGGATATCTGGCTGCCGGAGGGTGAGCATTCCGTTCCCGGTGCTACCGAAAAGCCATCGAGGATCCCGAAGGAGTTTTCGGATTCTACATTCTTCACGGAACGCGCGTTGACATATTTGAAGGGAAGGGACGGCAAGCCTTTCTTCCTGCATCTTGGCTATTATCGCCCGCATCCGCCGTTTGTCGCCTCCGCGCCTTATCATGCAATGTACAAGGCCGAAGATATGCCTGCGCCCGTTCGCGCCGACAATCCGGATGCCGAGGCGGCGCAGCATCCGCTTATGAAGCATTATATCGATCATATCAGGCGCGGTTCGTTCTTTCATGGAGCGGAAGGTTCGGGTGCAACGCTGGACGAGGGCGAGATTCGCCAGATGCGGGCCACGTATTGTGGCCTGATCACGGAAATCGACGATTGTCTGGGGCGGGTCTTCGCTTATCTCGATGAAACTGATCAGTGGGACGACACACTAATCATCTTCACCAGCGACCACGGCGAGCAGCTCGGCGATCATCATCTACTCGGCAAGATCGGTTATAATAACGAGAGCTTCCGCATTCCTTTGGTCATAAAGGATGCAGGACAGAACCGATACGCTGGCCAGATCGAAGATAGCTTTTCCGAAAGCATCGATGTTATGCCGACCATCCTCGAATGGCTGGGCGGGGAAACGCCACGCGCCTGCGACGGACGTTCGCTACTGCCGTTTCTGGGCGAGGGGAAACCCACCGACTGGCGTACCGAACTGCATTACGAGTTCGATTTTCGCGACGTATTCTACGATCAGCCGCAGAACTCGGTCCAGCTTTCCCAGGACGATTGCAGCCTCTGTGTGATCGAAGATGAAAACTACAAGTATGTGCATTTTGCGGCCCTGCCGCCGCTGTTCTTCGACCTGAAGACAGACCCGCACGAATTCAAAAATCTGGCTGAAGACCCCGCTTATGCGGCTCTCGTTCGCGACTACGCCCAGAAGGCTCTGTCGTGGCGGCTGTCTCATGCCGACCGGACACTCACCCATTACAGATCTGGCCCGCAAGGGCTGACAACGCGCAACCATTGA
- a CDS encoding EF-hand domain-containing protein, with product MKSKTAFIAVIATSLLAVPALAQENSSANTDKPAAETAVSPKKDMKGQRGPIDLEKFSRMDDLKAADTNGDGVLSRDEIEALALKRVVSRAADRMERRLDVNGDGKVTLAEVENQRKKEFAALDRNEDGKIDRSEMRTAKMNHHAKGSHHKGPHQMGNHKGPMKGQAEKPQE from the coding sequence ATGAAATCGAAGACCGCATTTATCGCTGTAATTGCAACATCTTTGCTTGCTGTTCCCGCACTTGCACAAGAAAATAGCAGTGCAAATACTGATAAACCGGCAGCAGAGACGGCCGTTTCCCCGAAAAAAGATATGAAGGGCCAGCGCGGCCCCATCGATCTTGAGAAATTCTCGCGTATGGATGACCTTAAGGCCGCCGACACCAACGGCGATGGCGTACTTTCTCGAGACGAGATCGAAGCATTGGCGCTTAAGCGCGTCGTGAGCCGTGCGGCCGATCGCATGGAACGTCGTCTTGACGTCAATGGCGATGGCAAGGTCACGCTTGCGGAAGTTGAAAACCAACGCAAGAAGGAATTCGCTGCATTGGATCGGAACGAGGATGGCAAAATTGATCGCAGCGAAATGCGCACTGCGAAGATGAACCATCACGCAAAGGGCTCACACCATAAGGGTCCACACCAGATGGGCAATCACAAAGGCCCAATGAAGGGTCAGGCAGAGAAGCCACAGGAATAA
- a CDS encoding ABC transporter ATP-binding protein — protein MMPLVEISNLKVAFDGVPVLHGIDLSIERGEAVGLVGESGCGKSVTWLAALGLLPKKASISGSALLEGTELLTASRGTLENIRGGRIAMIFQDPSSSLNPVIRVGRQIEEAVLLHRHIKGAAARAEALRLMELVGIPDARRRIDNYPHEFSGGQNQRLMIAMALAGNPDILIADEPTTALDATIQAQILDLLAALRAETGMAVVFISHDLGAVSQICERVSVMYAGCIVEQARTDALFAAPRHPYTHGLFDSIPSLNGGRSRLIPIDGTVPEPGKLPSGCAFSPRCLSATDLCARSLPRLGVPQDDAGEGRAVACFHPYPASSHSPSSMGGHISIPAGTRAIAQ, from the coding sequence ATGATGCCGCTGGTCGAAATTTCCAATCTCAAGGTAGCCTTTGATGGCGTACCGGTTCTGCATGGTATCGATCTCTCGATTGAACGAGGCGAAGCCGTGGGACTTGTCGGTGAATCCGGCTGCGGCAAGTCGGTGACCTGGCTTGCGGCGCTCGGCCTCCTGCCGAAGAAGGCGTCGATCTCCGGTAGCGCTCTCCTTGAGGGAACAGAATTACTGACTGCGTCGCGCGGTACGCTCGAAAACATTCGCGGTGGGCGTATTGCGATGATCTTTCAGGATCCGTCGAGTTCCTTGAACCCTGTTATCCGGGTTGGGCGTCAGATCGAGGAGGCTGTGCTGCTTCATCGTCATATCAAGGGGGCGGCCGCCCGAGCAGAAGCCCTACGGTTGATGGAACTGGTTGGAATTCCCGATGCACGTCGCCGTATTGATAATTATCCGCACGAGTTTTCCGGTGGTCAAAACCAGCGTTTGATGATCGCCATGGCGCTTGCAGGCAATCCCGACATCCTTATCGCTGACGAGCCCACGACGGCGCTTGATGCAACGATTCAGGCTCAGATTCTCGATTTGCTGGCCGCCTTGCGTGCCGAAACCGGCATGGCCGTGGTCTTTATCAGCCATGATCTAGGTGCTGTTTCGCAAATTTGCGAACGAGTTTCCGTCATGTATGCCGGCTGCATTGTCGAACAGGCACGGACCGATGCGCTCTTTGCCGCTCCGCGCCATCCCTATACGCACGGCCTGTTTGACTCCATTCCCAGTCTCAACGGTGGGCGCAGTCGTCTGATCCCTATCGATGGCACGGTGCCAGAGCCCGGCAAGCTTCCGTCAGGCTGTGCGTTTTCTCCACGCTGTTTGAGTGCAACGGATCTCTGCGCGCGTAGCCTCCCAAGGCTCGGTGTTCCGCAGGATGATGCCGGTGAGGGACGTGCAGTCGCCTGTTTTCATCCCTATCCGGCCTCGTCGCATTCGCCGTCATCGATGGGCGGTCATATTTCAATCCCGGCGGGCACAAGGGCAATAGCACAATGA
- a CDS encoding ATP-binding cassette domain-containing protein has protein sequence MTTPIIEVRNLVKHFGPVIALNGVSLSVEPGQVHCLLGDNGAGKSTLIKTLSGVHRPTSGDFLVDGKPVTFKSPRDALDHGIATVYQDLAMIPLMSVMRNFFLGREPTKGVGPFRWFDTQQAEEVTREEMRKIGIDVRDPQQAVGTLSGGERQCVAIARAVYFGAKVLILDEPTSALGVRQTAMVLKYINLVRSRGLGVIFITHNVRHAHAVGDKFTVLNRGVTLGTRTKNDVDMDELQSLMAGGQELADLTAELGGRV, from the coding sequence ATGACGACACCCATCATCGAAGTCCGCAATCTCGTTAAACATTTCGGTCCGGTCATTGCTCTGAACGGTGTTTCATTGAGCGTCGAACCAGGACAGGTTCATTGTCTGCTTGGCGACAATGGCGCTGGTAAATCGACCCTGATCAAGACGCTTTCCGGGGTTCACAGGCCGACGAGCGGGGACTTTCTGGTCGACGGAAAGCCGGTCACCTTCAAAAGCCCACGCGATGCTCTCGATCATGGCATTGCTACGGTCTATCAGGATCTTGCGATGATCCCGCTGATGTCGGTCATGCGCAATTTCTTTCTCGGACGCGAGCCGACAAAAGGTGTCGGGCCGTTCCGCTGGTTCGACACACAGCAGGCCGAAGAAGTGACGCGCGAAGAGATGCGCAAGATCGGGATCGATGTCCGTGATCCGCAGCAGGCTGTCGGAACGCTTTCCGGTGGTGAACGCCAATGTGTGGCGATTGCCCGCGCCGTTTATTTCGGCGCAAAAGTACTGATCCTCGATGAACCGACCTCTGCGCTGGGTGTGCGGCAAACGGCGATGGTTCTCAAATACATCAATCTGGTGCGTTCGCGCGGGTTGGGGGTGATCTTCATCACGCACAATGTTCGCCACGCCCATGCGGTCGGGGACAAGTTCACGGTTCTCAATCGCGGTGTGACGCTTGGAACGCGTACGAAAAACGATGTGGACATGGACGAATTACAAAGCCTCATGGCGGGTGGGCAGGAACTTGCCGACCTGACCGCTGAACTGGGCGGCAGGGTTTGA
- a CDS encoding ABC transporter permease, giving the protein MTDVTANAAAVSVQPKKGRSRIPLMVIIGFIWIAAMILIAMTGDWIKPYNITAFDLKNRLALPGNPQHWLGTDELGRDVLSRLIESIRISLLIAFGATIISAVFGTTLGFLAAYFRGAVEQVVVMLADFQAALPFLILSLAVLAFFGSSLLLLTCLMGFYGWERYARIARGLAVSANAQGYAAAVTQLGATPSRVYLKHILPNIASTLIVSMTLTFPEIILLESSLSFLGLGVQPPMTSLGNMVGYGREYLTRAPWIMLAPSFVIMFTTLSISFVGDWLRDKLDPTTK; this is encoded by the coding sequence ATGACGGATGTAACCGCCAATGCAGCCGCTGTTTCAGTGCAACCGAAAAAGGGTCGTTCGCGCATTCCGCTTATGGTCATCATCGGCTTTATCTGGATCGCGGCAATGATCCTGATTGCTATGACTGGGGATTGGATAAAGCCCTACAACATCACAGCTTTCGATTTGAAAAACCGCCTCGCACTGCCGGGAAATCCGCAGCACTGGCTGGGTACCGACGAGCTGGGACGTGATGTGCTTTCACGCCTGATCGAGTCCATTCGCATTTCGTTGCTCATTGCTTTCGGCGCAACGATTATCTCGGCGGTATTCGGCACGACGCTTGGCTTTCTGGCAGCCTATTTTCGAGGTGCCGTAGAGCAGGTTGTCGTCATGCTGGCAGATTTTCAGGCAGCACTGCCATTCCTGATCCTGTCGCTTGCCGTACTTGCATTCTTCGGTAGCTCACTTCTGCTTTTGACCTGCCTTATGGGCTTCTATGGCTGGGAACGGTATGCCCGTATCGCACGCGGACTGGCTGTTTCGGCGAACGCGCAAGGCTATGCAGCAGCAGTCACCCAACTCGGCGCAACACCGTCACGTGTTTATCTCAAGCATATCCTGCCGAATATTGCTTCGACGCTGATTGTTTCCATGACGCTGACATTTCCGGAAATTATTCTCCTCGAAAGCAGCCTTTCGTTTCTGGGATTGGGCGTGCAGCCGCCAATGACCAGCCTTGGCAATATGGTCGGTTATGGCCGTGAGTATCTTACCCGTGCGCCGTGGATCATGCTTGCGCCGTCATTCGTAATCATGTTCACGACGCTGTCGATCAGCTTTGTCGGTGACTGGCTGCGTGACAAGCTGGACCCGACAACCAAATAA
- a CDS encoding SDR family oxidoreductase, whose translation MDGQFNGKVAVITGSTQGLGAATAKLFAERGVEGLVICGRSVEKGRVQVDQLASFGTKAVFVQADLEKVEDCRKIMIEADRAFGKLDVLVNAAGLTDRGTILDTSPELFDRLFAVNTRAPFFLIQEAIKLFRREKVEGTIVNISSMSSMGGQPFIAAYCASKGALDTLTRNVAYSVLRNRIRINSLNIGWMASDGEDRIQREFHNAPENWLDEAARSQPFGRLIDPAEVARAIAFLASEESGLMTGAIVNFDQSILGAYGSSPHPDQPL comes from the coding sequence ATGGACGGACAATTCAACGGAAAAGTTGCTGTCATTACCGGAAGCACGCAGGGACTTGGGGCAGCAACCGCGAAACTGTTTGCAGAAAGGGGCGTGGAAGGCCTCGTGATATGCGGGCGTTCCGTTGAAAAAGGACGGGTGCAAGTCGATCAGTTGGCAAGTTTTGGAACCAAAGCCGTTTTCGTGCAGGCCGATCTTGAGAAGGTGGAAGACTGCCGCAAGATCATGATCGAAGCCGACCGTGCATTTGGAAAGCTTGATGTTCTTGTAAACGCCGCTGGCTTGACAGATCGTGGCACCATTCTGGACACAAGTCCGGAACTGTTCGACCGTTTGTTTGCGGTGAACACGCGCGCGCCGTTCTTCCTCATTCAAGAAGCGATAAAGCTGTTTCGTCGCGAGAAGGTCGAGGGAACGATCGTCAACATTTCTTCGATGTCGTCCATGGGCGGTCAGCCCTTCATTGCAGCGTATTGCGCTTCCAAAGGGGCCTTGGACACGCTGACCCGTAATGTAGCCTATTCAGTCCTGCGTAATCGAATCCGCATCAATAGCCTGAATATCGGCTGGATGGCATCGGACGGCGAAGACCGCATCCAACGCGAATTTCACAATGCGCCGGAGAACTGGCTCGATGAAGCGGCCCGGAGCCAGCCTTTCGGCAGGCTGATTGATCCAGCCGAAGTCGCGCGCGCAATAGCATTTCTGGCCTCGGAAGAGTCCGGTTTGATGACCGGCGCCATCGTGAACTTCGATCAATCCATTTTGGGAGCCTATGGTTCATCTCCGCATCCCGATCAGCCACTTTGA
- a CDS encoding RbsD/FucU family protein, translating into MLKNINPLLTGSLLEVLADMGHGDDLVIVDANYPAQSSGVHVLDFPGITATDMAEAVLSLLPLDDFVDKPAAVMQAPNETPAIFKEFETVIEKAEGRKISVDPVERFAFYHRARDAFAIIRTGEKRLYGNIIFKKGVIRS; encoded by the coding sequence ATGTTGAAGAATATCAATCCACTGCTGACCGGTTCGCTGCTCGAGGTCCTTGCAGATATGGGGCACGGGGACGATCTCGTGATTGTCGATGCTAATTACCCGGCGCAGTCCTCCGGTGTACACGTGCTAGATTTTCCGGGGATCACTGCAACCGATATGGCCGAAGCCGTGCTGTCGCTGCTGCCTTTGGACGATTTTGTCGACAAGCCAGCGGCTGTCATGCAAGCGCCTAATGAAACGCCGGCGATCTTCAAGGAATTCGAAACGGTCATAGAAAAGGCGGAGGGCCGGAAGATTTCCGTCGATCCGGTTGAAAGATTCGCTTTTTATCACCGCGCTCGTGACGCCTTCGCGATTATTCGCACTGGTGAGAAGCGGCTTTATGGCAATATCATCTTCAAGAAGGGCGTTATCCGTTCCTGA
- a CDS encoding ABC transporter ATP-binding protein codes for MTAALIEARDLVKTYTSRKGFFAQPVAVRAVDRLSISVAPATTLGIVGESGSGKSTTGRLLLGLEDPSEGEVTFEGSALPPQKTASWRALRARMQLVYQDPLAALDRRLPIGRQIAEPLEIHGIGTPVEQKARVAELMRAVGLRPDQASRYPHELSGGQRQRVVIARAIACKPQLIVCDEPVSALDVSIQAQVVNLLRDLQEREGIAMVFISHDLKVVRNIADRVAVMYLGRIVEEASSDEIFARPFHPYTQALVSSVPVAGIPLSDRIILQGEPPNPAARPNGCAFHPRCRFAAPRCSNETPELLDMPAGRKVACHFAGTLQTDDIHA; via the coding sequence ATGACCGCCGCTCTCATCGAAGCTCGCGACCTCGTCAAAACCTATACGTCGCGCAAGGGCTTTTTTGCACAACCGGTTGCTGTGCGCGCTGTCGACAGACTCTCGATATCGGTCGCTCCGGCGACGACTCTGGGAATTGTTGGAGAATCCGGTTCCGGTAAGTCCACAACGGGGCGTTTGCTTCTCGGTCTGGAAGATCCCAGCGAAGGAGAGGTTACTTTCGAAGGCTCGGCGTTGCCGCCTCAAAAGACTGCAAGCTGGCGCGCATTGCGAGCACGTATGCAGCTCGTTTATCAGGATCCTCTGGCTGCTCTGGACCGGCGACTCCCGATTGGCCGCCAGATTGCCGAACCGCTGGAGATTCATGGAATTGGAACTCCAGTTGAGCAGAAAGCGCGCGTTGCGGAACTGATGCGAGCGGTCGGGCTTCGTCCAGATCAGGCTTCGCGCTACCCTCACGAGCTTTCGGGCGGACAGCGTCAACGTGTTGTCATCGCTCGAGCCATCGCGTGTAAACCGCAACTCATTGTCTGCGACGAACCTGTGTCGGCGTTGGATGTTTCCATTCAGGCGCAAGTTGTGAATCTCTTGCGGGACTTGCAGGAGCGCGAAGGCATCGCCATGGTTTTCATCAGCCATGATCTGAAGGTGGTGCGTAACATCGCGGATCGTGTCGCGGTCATGTATCTGGGCCGTATCGTAGAAGAGGCATCTTCGGACGAAATTTTTGCCCGACCGTTTCACCCCTATACGCAGGCACTCGTGTCCAGTGTCCCCGTCGCGGGGATACCTCTCAGTGACCGCATCATCCTGCAGGGGGAGCCGCCTAATCCTGCCGCACGGCCCAACGGCTGTGCCTTTCATCCACGCTGTCGTTTTGCCGCTCCGCGCTGCAGCAACGAGACACCTGAACTCCTCGACATGCCAGCGGGACGCAAAGTGGCTTGCCACTTTGCCGGAACTCTGCAGACGGACGACATTCATGCTTAG